One Ostrea edulis chromosome 6, xbOstEdul1.1, whole genome shotgun sequence genomic window, TTGGATATGTGATTGgcaattttgtttttgatgtaCAAGTATCTGATTGAACTTTTCTAATGCCATTCAAAATCATGCTTAATCGATCCATAGATTGACATTTTGATTTAAATGGGTTAGGTATTCCCTTTTCTATGTATGCAAATCTTATGCCACATAAATACAATCTTATAGTGGAGTATTTTAGAGATAAGTGTTTTGACAATGTGCTACAAAGTAAATCAAAATATCCTGAGAAATTGGAGGAAAACTGTCATCAAATTGAACATTATATAGTgctaaaaaaatgtttgtaggCATTAAAACCTTGCTGATATACATGTCTTGTATTGGAAGTTATTGCGTTTTGCCACAAATTGTCTACTACTTGCTGAAGTTCCACATTACAAGTGAGATTGGTGGAACTGGAGTTGCCTTTTCCTCTGCCTGTGGCGCGGCTGCTCGGAATCGCTTCAACTGTAATCGAGAAAGAGAGTCAGCAATTATATTGTTTTTCCCAGGCACATGTTCactgtatatatcaaaattatgtaGTGCAGCTCTATAACACAAGGTTCTCATCAAACTAGAAATGGGCAGGTCTGAGGACCTTCTTTTGTTGATAATTTCTACCACTGCAGCATTGtcacaatgaaataaaattcttttCTTTGACCACATTTTCCCCCATAATATGGCAGAAATGAGAATTGGGTATAGCTCTCGAAAAGCTATCGAAATGGGCTGTTTCAACACTGTGGATAACTCCTGCGGCCAGGACTCGGAAAACCATCTGCCTTGAAAGTAACCTCCAAATCCCAATGATGAAGAAGCATCTGTGTAGAGTTCCATATCTGCATTACTTGTTAGGGTAGTTTCATAGAAGACTGAAACACTATTCCATTTCTCCAAGAAAACTAACCACATGTGCAGATCTTTACTCTGTTTCGAGAACTTGACATAATGCTGTAACTTTTCTTCCGTTGTGGATAATGCTATGAGGTCAGAGGTAAAGGCTCTACCTGGTCTTATAACTTTGGCTGCAAAGTTGAAATGGCCAAATAACTTTAGTAATTGCCTTTTTGTTACTGCTGACTTTTTCAAGAAGTCTGTGATAAAGGTTCTTATTCTTTCGAGCTTTTCAAGGGGAAGTCTGGCCTCCATTCTTTCTGTATCCAAGATGATTCCCAAATATTCCAAGCAATTTGTTGGTCCTTCTGTCTTCTTTAATGAAAGGGGAATATTAAGCCTTTTGAATAGTGTCCAAATTATTGCCATGGTCCTTTCACCAATATATCCAGGATTGTCTATAGTCAAAAAGTCATCTAATAAATGGAATATATTGGAAATTCCATAATTGTTGTGAGCAATCCATACTATTGCTTTTGACAAATGGTCAAAAATCTTTGGTGAACTTCTGCTGCCAAATGGTAAGCggacaaaataataatatttatttcgCCATTTAACACATAATAAATGCCATTGGTCTGGTGTCACTGGAATGAGTTTGAAGGCATCACTTATATCAGTTTTACAAAGAATTGCGTTTCTTCCAAACTCTTTGATCTTCTTGATGGCATCGTTGATTTTTACATACTTAAGCGAACACTTTTCTCTATCTATCAAGTCATTAACACTGTCCACATCTTCCTTTTGATGAGGAGAAGATAAGTCCAAGATCAACCGCTTTTTTCCAGAGTATTTGCCTGTTGCCAGACCCAGTGGACTTACTCTGTATGTTGGGAATTCTAAGCTGTCAAAAGGACCTTCGACAAAACCTTTTGTACTTCTTTGGTTAAAAGTTCATCCACTGTTGTTGGATCCTCTGTTGCAGATTTAAATTTTTACATTCAAAGGAGTTATCCATATGGAAATCATCACCGAAAAATATGTCAAATCCCAACTGTAGACCATGATTTAAGTAATTTACAAATTGTCTGGATGGATGGTTTTGTAATTCATATTTAAGTCTTTCAATATTGATGGGAGTAGTTGCTTTGGACTGGTTTTTTAAAGGTAGTCACATACTTTGTTTCTGTTTCTTGGGTTTGCTGGTCTCAGATGTTGCCGATTTTTCTGTCTCTTGCCTTGGACATTTGTTTTTTCCATGACCAGAAGAGAAACAAGTTGCACACACATGGGCTCTTTTACAGTATGGTAATGCACATctattataattaaaattgtTACATACAGGTTGGCCATCTACATAGGTAATTTGTCTGTCATAACGATCTTTATGACTTTGATTTCTGGAATTCTTCGCCATTTTGTCTTTGTGCTCTTCTGTTCTTGCCTCTATGCACATATCTGCAGGATTCGCATTTGCTTACTTCAGTACCTGATACTACTCGTTTTAGAAGTTTGTCATCTCCTTTGCTCCAGTTAATGAGCATTCCGTGCTGCTTTAGTGCTATTGCACACTTTGCTGAAAAAAGTTTGTGGTACTCAAAAAAAATTTGAGGGCCACACATTGTGCACTTCAATGATATGGGCCAGGTATCCGTCTAGTTCCTCCTGTCTCCAGGGGTAGGCATTTGGTCCACACATAATGCGCTTATAGCACCCAAATGCAGTTACAAATTCGCTAATGCTGAGATTCCTTGAAAGACGTTTGTCTTGTTTGTCCGTCTTGTCACTTGGTAATTGCATTTCGTAAGCAGGTATTAGTAGCGCACACAAATTGATGTCGTCACCTCTTAAAATCTTTTTTCTGATTTCAGGATTTACTAGGTCTATGTGCTCTATGTCTTTTGATGAGACTCCTGCATTAATTGTATTTTGCGTACCTGTGTTTTGAGCATGGCTATCCGGATACAAAGTTGTCGTTGCACCAATTCCCATATTATTCACAAATTTTCTCAGCGGGTTCTCTTCTGAATTCTTATCTTTCTCTAGCAGTGTGTTTACAGTTTGTTGGAGAGCAGTGCAGAACTTTGCCATCAACTGTAATGTCGATAAAAGCTCTCGATTGTCGCTGTCGGCATTGTTGTTGACATTGTGCACGCTACTTCCGCCCAGAAGTGGTGGTTCTCCAGAGATATTAGATGGCACGACATCACATCCGCCCAAGTCTCAAGCATCTTCCCGAGAAATTTGCTGAGGGTCTGTCACATGATTAGgatttttgttgacattttcCTGATACAACTGTCGTAATGCCGTATCACTGAAAGTTTTAGGCACCAAAATTCCCAGATCTTGTAATTTATCTCTGAGTTCTGCCACTGTCCAATTCAGCGGATTCGTCATATCTAACGTTGAGCCTTGTCCACTCGTCCTGTTTTGTTCTGAATTGTCTGCACTACGATGAGAACGAACATCATCACCTCTCAGTGTGTATCTTCTTGCACCTCGCGGCATAGTGTTATGACGATTGTTTCTCCAAGAAACTTAAATATTTAGGCTTAAATACCAACTAAAAGTCAAATGTAGTTTATCAAAGGTAAAACATCATGGTCATCGTATCagatttcatacatgtatatctactaTCCTCACACTAGGAATCCAGTCACCACATTAAATTCACATTTGTATGCAATCCAGTATCAATTAAACAAAGTCCCATATAAGTCCAATAAACGAAAGTTAAACAGTGTAagaaaaataagtttaaaatatgaaaataaacactgtatataaacacaACTGCTGAAACATCCAAGATTGTAAACTGATCTTATTGGTCAGTAACATCACGTGATTCTATatagggtgggggggggggggggggggggggggggtccctgtgggatattcaatatcttattaggTACTCAACTTATCTGGGAAATTACGAAAGAAGTTGTGTTTTGGGAATAAACTCTGATTATTAACATAATCAATATTTATTGTTTCTTTTCtctttaaaagttctggcaacaggtgatacatcaggctcttttcatggCCCAATGGCACTTTGATaagtacatttttaccatttagctgtttatctcttatttcacaagttttatcgtattttatACAGCCTTTCTTGCTCTTGATTCCATCTTCACCATGTGtatatcctacattcatacgcatattacgtagtacatgtagttccaaatttaggatcagaaaacagtgattttaaacaatttacaataagCATCAATATACTTGCACGAAAAGCATTTCATAAGATGATCAAATATTTAgttcaaaacataaatgttagatattagaaacttttacaagatttctgtaaattaactgttgacagaggtatagtgGGAGTAGCAcatggaactctgggtagagaatggtgAAAAGGATCTTATATTTTGGGTTCAAAATCCCCCCCCAAAATAATTATCATCTAATAAAGCTGGCAATGTCGACAAGCAATGAATGTCAAAGAGAACTTTAGTAAGAGAAATAGACACACATGTACTAAATGTCCTACATGTTTTAAGGAGGCaatactacatcgtcataatggctgattcCCTTTTGAAAcctattgaatgaaaatatagatatcagctaTATTTGAAACCTCAAAGGAAAATTGatggaaaataaatataaattaacCAATggaattatatattatatttgttGTAAAGCTGAGAATTCAATCATACAAGTAGTATTATTTGTGGTAATGTTAGCTTACATGGCCTTCCTCTAGCTCTGACTAGTGGATTAATGCTTTACTGGACTGTTGTGCCAGATCCTCAACAGAGGCACAGATTTGACTCCATTACATTTTTGCcttagatatatatacatgtatatatatacaaattgtaatgatagccatttcctcatgaacatGTAACCGCcgcagtggtctagaggtaTAGCGTTTGCCCGGCATATGGGAAGTCAGGGTTTGAATTTCAGCCGTGACAGACATAAgacgttaaaacaggtagtgacagttcaattgccaaacgttcggcatcaggtgtgaatgtcacgggtccacAGAGATAACTtcaaaaacggatgtcccgtgtcacagtaggtgtgacacactaaagaaccctaaCTGCTCAATatccgtaagcgtcgagcataggcctaaatttgaagcccctcGTGAgtattggtgatgtctccatgtgagtgaaaaattcttgagagggacgttaaacaagatacaatcaatgaaTCATGAACATGCTGCAGTTGTAAACTATGTATAAATACTAGATagatatagtacatctattttaacagaTGGACAACAGAAATGAGGGTGTGAACTACAGTGCTTAATGAAAGCAGACTTTTCATGGAGTACGCTGGCGTGaagtgtcacagttcataccttcatgtatttttagaaatgatatttatttcttgGGTGACTTGTCCAACAGACAAAtaggtatatacatgtgtgtatatatatatatatatataaagcacaaacaaacaattataacacccaaccttacatttacccctaggatctaaacgatacatgtgataatcaattaattaattactatataaagcactaaataatcacaactaggtactgaaaattttcgccccagcccggggtcgaaccagcgacgtataTTTGTTCATGTTGATTCCTGGTTCATGAAAAATGCTTCtgtcaaaccacaaaccatttGTTGTACTTGTGAACTATCTGACAATGTTAGTGTGAAGAATTTGGTTATTTGATGAATAACATGGACACAACTTGAACtgaaaatcttcaaattttgtttttccataTTTATTGTTTGCAATGCTTAAATacagtatttctaatggtcaaccaaaattttaatatcaattgTTGGGTTATAAATGAGATACAGCACTTGCaattttttgttatgtaaacaaggcccatgccatgtttttatttacttatagattgtttaatagaaaataacatgtttcaaacaaaatgagatatgccaaacactagaaactgtttaattgtgttcagaattaacttgtgaatttgaaaaaaaatctgctttaaacgaaacattTACTTGTATATCTAACCTATGTAAACAGAAGTGTGGCACCAGCCTGTTTACATAATAAAGAATTGTGAACTCTGTATCACCCATGTATcttgacaactgacattaacaaatttttgctgaccaatagaaatacatgtactttacttAAGTATTCTAagcattaaaaatggaaaaataaaattttaaaattttcagctcaaatcgtgtccatgcccctttaatgtgAAGAATTTGGTTCTTTATGACAGGTGCGTGGCGAGATTCAGCAGCTCTGTATGTTATTGGGGGTGGATATGACCTTGGACTCATCAAAGCTCTGGGACCAGAAGGTATGAACAAGATTCAAGAGTTTGTACAGAGAGGAGGCTCATACTTGGGGATATGCTCAGGGGCATATTTTGCCTGCAGCTATATTGAGTTTGACAAAGGCGGACCCCTGGAAGTCTGTGGAGATAGGCATCTGAAATTCTACCCAGGTATAGTACTTAATACTGCATAGTGCTATTTACTTTTAATACAATTTATAAGTTTAAATCAGTTCCTTGTGTTGGCATTGTGGAAATAATGGTGTCGGTGTGTAGTGTATTCAATGGATTCGTGTAATAAACACTGtaacttttataaaattaaatgtttatgaTTAAACATCAATTATAGTGTATTTATGCCCTTTTCACAAAATCTGATTTTTATGTTGACACTTTTGACTTTtctagaattacatgtatttgtacttatgaaaaaaatatagacATGAGTCAAAATGCCATCTGAATTAATTCacatttttaatgaaagatAGAATTATATTGAGTATGAAATTGGTTATGAAATACAGATCATGACCCTAATAAGTAAcatgtgatatatatttatgtctCTCCTCTTTtccgtcagtctgtctgtcacaaaatcttgtgaacgcttctcctcctatatggcttattggatagacttgaaactttgtacaatgcttcattaccatttgtagatgtgcatattgtcaggacaggaggatccaaatattttcctaaaagttatagtggatctaagagggatggaggatgtgaaatagcttgtgaacacttctcctcctgtatggcttattggatagatatgaaactttgtacaatgcttcattggcatttgtagatgtgcatattgtcgggacaggaggatccaattatttttctaaaagttatggTGGATCtaaggggtggagggtgtaaaatagtttgtgaacacttctccaaTGTGACTTATTCACattgtctatgttcctgctcatgctttctcctccataccatgcaatACATTGAAGGGAGGAGGTTTAATTTTGAgtacttccaatttggggagctggggagacatttatttttcttaaaaacaatctctagtttcaGAGGATTTTGTTGGCTCCAAAAAATCAGTCTCACAATTCATCATGATCGATTATATATCAGCATGTTAAGGTGggttttggggtttaggtagcatttttttgtttggaatcaataaattaacattcagagtaatgaaaaaaggcaaagcAGTTAAGGATTtctatattcattttcattacagacactactgaagtcgtgtacccctatgtagatttttatgaaattcattggaaacagttatttgttgttattttaaaataaaaacaacaaaatattttttgaattgtatttatttattgggaaacatgtcaataactaaaacacatgtcattttcaatatgttcatcaagttttagaatgatatgtgcaaaattattgaattagcgttattctctaaaatgttaaaaaacaaacaaatgtggacgcattttccttattgcatggtttacatatcattttttctgtttatattagtagatgtacatcttttatagttatttatggtGTGACAttaaatccatacctttccttaataatttcaaatctatagcttccagagtatgtatacccccataaaaaaacgaagtctggcaccatacagttgagctattcaaaatcactcaggattaaaattttatgtaatttcatgaaaagacacagataatgattccttatcaccttggtaaaatgtttgtcaaaaataaaggaaatctatcgccaatctaattaaaattagatctttgatccgctcatgcaatcgctacactttgtgtagcgattgcatgagcggatcaaagatctaattaaaattagatctttgatccgctcatgcaatcgctacACTTTGTGTAGGgattgcatgagcggatcaaagatctaattttaattagattgatctatcgcataatgaacttgattaataatttaatgaaaacagagttattgtccttggattcaatattttgaaacatatcactgacttttcaaatataactaagacttttgaaatattttatggctaacaagattttttttacaataactatagaaaaaggctccaacaaaatttatgttcctgtcattaaatcattgactttgcaaaatcttatgacgtcacaggagtgtggaactacgttaacaTAAAGATGtcttaattatttttgttttccagGAGGAAAAATTGGGCCTGTATATGGACCTTACAAGTACAACTCGGACTTTGGATCTAGATCAGTAACTTTATCTTGCCACATTCCTCAACCAATCATATTGACTGACAAAGTCACATGTCCCGATACACAGAACAGAGTTGAGATGGGACAATTTGATATGTTTGTCAATGGTGGAGGGTTCTTTCATCCTCACCCAAAGGGGAGTTTTGAGACCATAAAAATCAGGGATGGATATCACAAAGATAACAGTGAAACTCAGGAGCAGACATACTTCATGGAACTGGCCAGATCTGATACATTAATTCACTCAGTTAATTCAAGTCAGGAAAATCAACAGAGGAATACCTCTAATTTATCCCACGAGGAACACGGTGTACAAGTTTTGTGTTCTTTCTCTGGAATTAAAGGGGCACCTGCTGCCATTGTGAAGTGTTGTGTTGGAGAAGGACAAGCCATTCTTAGTTCTGTACATATTGAATATGACAGCCAATGTTTAGACTCTGATGATGTGCATTTAAAACCAGTCATTGAATGTAT contains:
- the LOC125646045 gene encoding uncharacterized protein LOC125646045 isoform X3, translating into MAGTANRAIYVYKGLGALEKNNTVLMSQLKRYVNLHIHSIQFISPEETIKGAWRDSAALYVIGGGYDLGLIKALGPEGGKIGPVYGPYKYNSDFGSRSVTLSCHIPQPIILTDKVTCPDTQNRVEMGQFDMFVNGGGFFHPHPKGSFETIKIRDGYHKDNSETQEQTYFMELARSDTLIHSVNSSQENQQRNTSNLSHEEHGVQVLCSFSGIKGAPAAIVKCCVGEGQAILSSVHIEYDSQCLDSDDVHLKPVIECMKNFDMEQSVMFRYMLKSLGISINLET
- the LOC125646045 gene encoding uncharacterized protein LOC125646045 isoform X1, with product MAGTANRAIYVYKGLGALEKNNTVLMSQLKRYVNLHIHSIQFISPEETIKGAWRDSAALYVIGGGYDLGLIKALGPEGMNKIQEFVQRGGSYLGICSGAYFACSYIEFDKGGPLEVCGDRHLKFYPGGKIGPVYGPYKYNSDFGSRSVTLSCHIPQPIILTDKVTCPDTQNRVEMGQFDMFVNGGGFFHPHPKGSFETIKIRDGYHKDNSETQEQTYFMELARSDTLIHSVNSSQENQQRNTSNLSHEEHGVQVLCSFSGIKGAPAAIVKCCVGEGQAILSSVHIEYDSQCLDSDDVHLKPVIECMKNFDMEQSVMFRYMLKSLGISINLET
- the LOC125646045 gene encoding uncharacterized protein LOC125646045 isoform X2 — protein: MTGAWRDSAALYVIGGGYDLGLIKALGPEGMNKIQEFVQRGGSYLGICSGAYFACSYIEFDKGGPLEVCGDRHLKFYPGGKIGPVYGPYKYNSDFGSRSVTLSCHIPQPIILTDKVTCPDTQNRVEMGQFDMFVNGGGFFHPHPKGSFETIKIRDGYHKDNSETQEQTYFMELARSDTLIHSVNSSQENQQRNTSNLSHEEHGVQVLCSFSGIKGAPAAIVKCCVGEGQAILSSVHIEYDSQCLDSDDVHLKPVIECMKNFDMEQSVMFRYMLKSLGISINLET